The Lycium ferocissimum isolate CSIRO_LF1 chromosome 10, AGI_CSIRO_Lferr_CH_V1, whole genome shotgun sequence genome window below encodes:
- the LOC132035412 gene encoding uncharacterized protein LOC132035412 has translation MNNWAVDLLNRKYSCRRWDLTGIPCKHAIAAIWAKHDDINSYVDDCYKVKTYRKIYAFSILPMNGQEMWPKLRNIPPLPPWLVRQSTKGKKQKQRRKEPDEMGASRQKMRRKQNKLDCSLCHKPGHNIRTYSLNRVYPDSHDDETTQQGSSFPTVPFAPTKLTVRRGPACQEHMKAAQESGVSDDSFFSM, from the exons ATGAACAATTGGGCTGTGGATTTGCTAAATAGAAAATACAGTTGTAGGAGATGGGATCTAACAGGAATTCCTTGCAAACATGCCATTGCTGCAATTTGGGCTAAACATGATGACATTAACTCATACGTGGATGATTGTTATAAGGTAAAAACTTATAGGAAAATCTATGCATTTTCTATTCTACCTATGAACGGTCAAGAGATGTGGCCTAAGTTGAGAAACATACCTCCTTTGCCTCCATGGTTGGTAAGACAAAGTaccaaaggaaaaaaacaaaagcaGCGGAGAAAAGAACCAGATGAAATGGGAGCAAGTAGACAAAAAATGAGAAGGAAGCAAAATAAATTGGACTGTAGCTTATGCCACAAACCAGGCCATAATATAAGAACCTACAGTTTAAATCGTGTGTATCCAGATTCTCATGATGATGAGACAACACAACAAGGATCGTCATTTCCTACTGTACCTTTTGCTCCTACAAAGCTTACA gTGAGAAGAGGACCTGCTTGCCAAGAACATATGAAAGCAGCTCAAGAAAGTGGAGTGTCTGACGACTCATTTTTTAGTATGTAA
- the LOC132033783 gene encoding LOW QUALITY PROTEIN: F-box/LRR-repeat protein At3g03360-like (The sequence of the model RefSeq protein was modified relative to this genomic sequence to represent the inferred CDS: inserted 2 bases in 1 codon) has translation MASNKNRRSSNLRDSISKKQKNEVEEETLDRISHLPDALLVQILSLLPTKDAVTSCVLSKRWRYLWTSIYNFLFIDRNYNNAQSFISFVDHVLTHSTCSKIKKIHFYFHHGDWVFDSKISQWLSFAVENKVEDVGLHSYPSPDEHSYELPLCMYTCSSLITLYLSHWVFDKGLLIAWNSLKSLKLYSTELKDDDIVILQSSCPVLETLELSFCMGCHHLEITSSNLKRITIDSHFHHRLVGYGSLEIFAPHLQHLDISGELFNVKCRLVNXSSLVIASLTFCITCITDCWEEDDIEEDSCRDHHQDISNLILDYLEKLSYVTELIIASWFAEVVFMMKLEGVMLPELRCKFLTLKLHVSKYNLYGIASLLQTSPLLVSLNIHIKSEIIISLDFFWLNLSIGALIDVFIYRNQRIQQQSIVHNVQNLN, from the exons ATGGCTTCCAACAAAAATCGCAGAAGCAGTAATTTGAGAGATTCAATttccaagaaacaaaaaaacgaagttgaagaagaaacccTAGATAGAATCAGTCACTTGCCAGACGCACTGTTGGTACAAATTCTCTCTCTTTTGCCCACCAAAGATGCGGTCACATCATGTGTTCTCTCAAAGAG GTGGCGTTATCTCTGGACTTCTATTTATAACTTCCTTTTCATTGATCGAAATTACAATAATGCCCAAAGTTTCATATCCTTTGTGGACCACGTTTTAACTCATTCCACTTGttccaaaatcaaaaaaatccaCTTCTATTTTCATCATGGAGACTGGGTATTTGATTCCAAAATTAGCCAATGGCTCAGTTTTGCTGTGGAAAACAAAGTGGAAGATGTTGGCTTACATTCATACCCATCTCCTGATGAACACTCTTATGAGTTGCCTCTGTGTATGTACACTTGTTCGTCATTGATTACATTGTATTTGAGCCATTGGGTGTTTGATAAAGGATTGCTAATAGCTTGGAACTCTCTAAAGAGCCTAAAGCTGTACTCAACAGAGTTAAAAgatgatgatattgtgatcTTACAGTCAAGTTGTCCTGTTTTGGAAACTTTGGAGCTGTCATTTTGCATGGGTTGTCATCATTTAGAAATTACTTCTTCAAATTTAAAGAGAATAACGATAGACTCCCATTTCCATCATCGGTTGGTAGGATATGGTTCTCTGGAAATTTTTGCACCACATCTTCAGCATTTGGATATTTCAGGAGAACTTTTTAATGTCAAGTGTAGGCTTGTAAA GTCCTCTTTGGTTATTGCCAGCCTCACTTTTTGCATTACCTGTATCACCGACTGCTGGGAGGAAGATGATATTGAGGAAGACAGTTGTCGTGATCATCATCAAGATATCAGCAACCTTATTCTGGACTATCTTGAAAAGTTGAGTTATGTGACTGAGCTAATAATTGCAAGTTGGTTTGCAGAG GTCGTGTTCATGATGAAACTCGAAGGAGTGATGCTTCCAGAATTGAGATGTAAATTTCTAACTCTAAAGTTGCATGTATCGAAGTATAATCTGTATGGGATAGCCAGTCTTTTGCAAACCTCGCCTCTTTTGGTGTCACTCAACATACACATCAAATCTGAGATCATaatttctcttgattttttttggttaaatttatCAATAGGAGCTCTTATTGATGTTTTTATTTATAGGAATCAAAGAATCCAACAACAAAGTATAGTACATAATGTTCAAAATTTGAACTAg